One window of the Leptospira koniambonensis genome contains the following:
- a CDS encoding acyl-CoA dehydrogenase family protein, which translates to MIANNYFTDDEDLKLIFEHLIDWASIVKSTEGEEFFEHELYKKTNNPRYEMAPSSVEEAVELYRSSLESLGEFFGKDVSQLSSVMDKKHLRYENGKVIFPDETTSVYEKFRDTGLMPFSISREAGGLGLPGTISAFYGMVMARADVSFCMTVALLNLAQIVSRYGTEEQIENFAAKAATGETLFAMSLTEPDFGSDLNNVRTTAVKMEDGSYRLNGTKRFISQGCGLGPYPSSLLTLARTGNGGARGLSVFLVKSEDVTVAGIETKMGIHASPTCEIVYENSHGELLGQEGLGLTRYTTGMTNFMRLGSAACGPGSAAGAYYESQKYAEERQQFGKAIGEIPAVAEMLHKIQREVNAMRLLTFETARVVDMYQHHQIRLEKANKEDREIRKDERVKKWGNLATVLTPISKYYCSEEGHKCAGLAIQIHGGAGYTEDYDVARIFRDSRINTIYEGTSQIHVRIAVGAIVAGMSGEGNFKKYLESIKADVKSPSKYLNEQAQIFEDAISKFKSIEDDQAKERVAENLMIITSRYLCSMLYEKAVAKLKQTNQFDRWSKDCRAFVIDSTAISKACIYRIENAV; encoded by the coding sequence ATGATAGCTAATAATTATTTTACAGACGATGAAGATCTAAAACTAATTTTCGAACATTTGATTGATTGGGCCTCGATCGTAAAATCAACTGAGGGCGAAGAATTTTTCGAACACGAACTTTATAAGAAAACAAATAATCCAAGATACGAAATGGCTCCTTCTAGCGTCGAAGAAGCTGTAGAATTATACAGATCAAGTCTTGAATCCTTGGGTGAATTTTTCGGAAAGGATGTTTCTCAACTTTCTAGCGTGATGGATAAAAAACATTTACGCTATGAAAATGGAAAAGTGATCTTTCCGGATGAAACAACATCAGTCTACGAAAAATTCCGAGATACTGGACTTATGCCCTTCTCTATTTCAAGAGAAGCGGGAGGACTAGGACTGCCAGGAACCATTAGTGCATTTTACGGAATGGTTATGGCAAGAGCGGATGTTTCTTTTTGTATGACAGTTGCTCTACTAAATCTAGCACAGATTGTTTCTAGATACGGAACAGAAGAACAAATAGAAAATTTTGCAGCGAAAGCAGCAACTGGCGAAACTCTTTTTGCGATGTCACTTACTGAACCAGATTTCGGATCCGATCTAAATAACGTCAGAACGACTGCAGTAAAAATGGAAGATGGGTCTTACCGTCTAAACGGAACAAAACGTTTTATATCCCAAGGTTGCGGATTAGGGCCCTATCCATCTAGCTTATTAACTCTTGCAAGAACAGGGAATGGAGGAGCTAGAGGCTTATCCGTATTCCTAGTAAAAAGTGAAGATGTAACTGTTGCAGGAATCGAAACCAAAATGGGAATTCATGCATCTCCGACTTGTGAGATCGTATATGAAAACAGCCATGGCGAACTTTTAGGACAAGAAGGACTTGGTCTCACCAGATACACTACTGGGATGACAAACTTTATGAGACTCGGAAGTGCTGCTTGCGGCCCAGGAAGTGCTGCCGGAGCATATTATGAATCTCAAAAGTATGCGGAAGAAAGACAACAGTTTGGAAAGGCCATCGGAGAAATTCCAGCAGTTGCAGAAATGCTTCATAAAATCCAAAGAGAAGTTAACGCGATGAGACTTCTCACATTCGAAACTGCTCGTGTTGTGGATATGTATCAGCACCATCAGATCCGTTTGGAAAAAGCAAATAAAGAAGATAGAGAGATCCGCAAAGACGAAAGAGTCAAAAAATGGGGAAATCTCGCCACCGTTCTTACACCTATCTCTAAATACTATTGTTCAGAAGAAGGACATAAATGCGCAGGCCTCGCCATCCAAATCCATGGTGGAGCCGGTTATACAGAAGATTACGATGTAGCCAGAATATTTCGCGACTCCCGGATCAATACGATCTACGAAGGAACAAGCCAGATCCATGTTCGAATTGCTGTCGGCGCGATTGTAGCTGGAATGAGTGGAGAAGGAAATTTCAAAAAATATTTGGAATCGATCAAAGCAGATGTAAAATCACCTTCTAAATATCTAAATGAACAAGCCCAAATATTTGAAGACGCAATTTCGAAATTTAAATCAATCGAAGATGATCAAGCTAAAGAAAGAGTCGCTGAAAATCTAATGATCATCACTTCGAGATATCTATGTAGTATGTTGTATGAGAAAGCCGTTGCAAAACTGAAACAAACCAACCAATTTGATCGTTGGTCAAAAGATTGCAGAGCGTTTGTAATCGATAGTACTGCAATTTCTAAAGCATGTATCTATAGAATAGAGAATGCCGTATAG
- a CDS encoding FAD-dependent oxidoreductase, with amino-acid sequence MEKAFQPINIGKFTLPNRFVMGSMHLGLEGKTETAERMAAFYGKRFEGGVGLIVTGGISVNEEGRGSKHFFNIQNEEHASELKKMNDLLNGSGTMCAQLFHAGRYAFDRNCVGPSALRAPINRYVPRALTEEECWKTAEDFGIAAKLAKETGFGAVEIMGSEGYLINQFFSPVTNHRDDHFGGDHKRRMNMAVEVLRAVVKNLPEGFPIIFRMSGIDLIPGNPTFEEVCDLAQTLKQEGVSALNIGIGWHESRIPTISQLVPRGAWANIAGKIKEKTPGIPIIASNRVNDPSTVQRIFDTDQADIISMARPFLADAFIVKKIQTGMSNRINTCIACNQSCLDHAFIDKSVSCLVNPQAVNELEYKIDSNVKPQKVVVIGSGPGGLEAARASASLGHEVILLEKADQLGGQFQLASNIPGKSEFKETIRYFKNELPALGVDIRLNTNCDLNLLEELDPDAIIFATGVKPREFTLPGIDNLPAGNYTDYLTGKFKAGKKVAVIGGGGIGVDVAHKLTEENDPNLESYSKKYNIDSYTNTVIQPHKSERDVAIFRRSGKHGAGLGPTTFWALKQELEASGVEFFQGLNYKEITKEGLKITLKNGEEVLYPCDSLVLCVGQEREYSLYETYKSLHPQKQIFIIGGAKDSKGIDAERAFLEGLNAAYSIGKEDKITANA; translated from the coding sequence ATGGAAAAAGCATTTCAGCCCATAAACATAGGAAAGTTTACACTTCCAAACCGGTTTGTAATGGGATCTATGCACCTAGGGCTCGAGGGCAAAACCGAAACTGCAGAAAGAATGGCCGCATTTTATGGAAAACGTTTTGAAGGCGGTGTCGGCCTTATAGTCACCGGCGGAATAAGTGTAAACGAAGAAGGAAGAGGATCTAAACACTTCTTTAATATACAGAATGAAGAACATGCATCCGAACTAAAGAAGATGAATGATCTTCTGAATGGAAGCGGCACTATGTGCGCTCAACTTTTTCATGCAGGGCGTTATGCATTTGATAGAAACTGCGTAGGCCCTTCTGCGCTCCGCGCTCCAATCAATAGATATGTTCCTAGAGCTCTCACAGAAGAAGAATGTTGGAAAACTGCAGAAGATTTCGGGATCGCGGCAAAGCTCGCAAAAGAAACAGGATTTGGAGCAGTAGAAATTATGGGAAGCGAAGGTTATCTTATTAACCAGTTCTTCTCTCCTGTAACAAATCATAGAGATGATCATTTTGGAGGAGATCACAAAAGAAGAATGAATATGGCTGTCGAAGTTCTTCGAGCAGTCGTAAAAAATCTTCCGGAAGGTTTCCCGATTATTTTTAGAATGTCAGGAATAGATTTGATCCCAGGTAATCCAACTTTCGAAGAAGTATGTGATCTAGCTCAGACACTAAAACAAGAAGGTGTGTCTGCTTTGAATATAGGGATTGGATGGCATGAATCAAGGATCCCAACTATAAGCCAATTAGTTCCAAGAGGAGCTTGGGCAAATATTGCAGGCAAGATCAAAGAAAAAACTCCAGGCATTCCTATCATCGCATCAAACCGAGTGAATGATCCGAGCACAGTACAAAGAATTTTTGATACGGATCAGGCTGATATAATTTCTATGGCGAGGCCATTTCTTGCAGATGCATTTATCGTTAAGAAAATCCAAACAGGTATGTCAAATCGGATCAATACATGTATTGCATGTAACCAATCTTGCTTAGATCATGCTTTTATAGATAAATCAGTTTCCTGTCTAGTGAACCCTCAAGCTGTAAATGAATTGGAATACAAAATTGATTCCAATGTGAAACCTCAAAAAGTTGTGGTGATCGGATCTGGACCAGGAGGTTTGGAAGCAGCAAGAGCAAGTGCATCTTTGGGCCACGAAGTTATATTACTCGAAAAAGCGGATCAGTTAGGTGGACAGTTCCAGCTTGCTTCGAATATTCCAGGCAAATCTGAATTTAAAGAGACGATCCGTTATTTTAAAAACGAACTTCCAGCGCTTGGAGTTGACATTCGTTTAAATACAAATTGTGATCTAAACTTACTTGAAGAATTAGATCCGGATGCGATCATATTTGCAACAGGTGTTAAACCCAGAGAATTCACACTACCTGGCATTGATAATCTTCCTGCCGGAAATTATACGGATTATCTGACTGGGAAATTTAAAGCAGGAAAAAAAGTGGCTGTGATCGGCGGAGGAGGGATCGGCGTTGATGTGGCTCATAAACTGACCGAAGAAAACGATCCAAATCTAGAATCTTATTCAAAAAAATATAATATCGATTCGTATACGAACACTGTTATCCAGCCTCATAAATCAGAAAGAGATGTTGCGATTTTTAGAAGAAGTGGAAAACATGGTGCCGGCTTGGGACCTACTACTTTCTGGGCTCTCAAACAAGAATTAGAAGCATCCGGAGTAGAATTCTTCCAGGGACTCAACTATAAAGAAATCACTAAAGAAGGCTTAAAGATAACTTTGAAAAATGGAGAAGAGGTTCTTTATCCATGCGATTCATTGGTTCTTTGTGTGGGACAGGAAAGAGAATATTCTCTTTATGAAACATACAAATCTTTACACCCACAAAAGCAGATATTCATTATCGGAGGAGCAAAGGACTCCAAAGGAATTGACGCAGAGAGAGCCTTTTTAGAAGGATTGAACGCGGCTTATAGTATCGGAAAAGAAGACAAAATTACTGCGAACGCATAA
- a CDS encoding TetR/AcrR family transcriptional regulator, whose protein sequence is MPVNKKRRQQQGPGRPFKKDKITVREDLISAGTELLKTTSLEEISLRKVASLAGVSHAASYHHFENKNALLAAISERGFQKYFSEYQKELEKTENDFLGRFRALGWTYIQFILNNQQFARIMFGGIDINLHPTLSAVSRRTYRQLHEIIRMGQRLGAIKPGQTREKTVASWSMIHGIAMLFLEGRIKPQKDKEDMKKFILSVIECAYTGMTLPLSR, encoded by the coding sequence ATGCCCGTAAATAAGAAACGCCGCCAACAACAGGGTCCTGGAAGGCCGTTTAAAAAAGATAAGATCACTGTCAGGGAAGATCTTATATCAGCGGGCACCGAATTATTAAAGACAACTTCTCTCGAAGAAATCTCTTTGCGAAAAGTTGCATCTCTTGCAGGAGTGAGTCATGCGGCTTCATATCATCATTTCGAAAACAAAAACGCTTTGCTTGCTGCAATCTCCGAAAGGGGATTTCAGAAATATTTTTCAGAATACCAAAAGGAACTCGAAAAAACGGAAAACGATTTCTTAGGACGTTTTCGCGCTCTTGGTTGGACCTATATTCAGTTTATTCTGAACAACCAGCAGTTTGCGAGGATCATGTTCGGTGGCATTGATATCAATTTACATCCCACTTTGTCGGCAGTCTCCAGAAGAACATACAGACAGTTACATGAAATTATACGCATGGGTCAAAGACTGGGAGCAATTAAGCCAGGACAAACTCGCGAAAAGACTGTAGCTTCTTGGTCTATGATCCATGGAATCGCGATGCTCTTCTTAGAAGGTCGGATAAAACCTCAAAAGGACAAAGAGGACATGAAAAAATTTATCTTGTCCGTAATAGAGTGCGCTTACACAGGAATGACATTGCCCTTAAGCAGATAG
- a CDS encoding flavin-containing monooxygenase, with translation MQSQNKKEKSISIAIVGTGFGGLCAAIQLKKNGFHNFVIYEKSNSVGGTWRENTYPGAACDVPSHLYSFSFEPNSNWPRKYSAQPEILSYLKHCAEKYGILSHIRFGIEIKSADWDDSSRIWKIKTSENETLEHNVFISAVGQLNRPALPSIKGLESFKGRIFHSANWDPAYNFSGKKVAAIGTGASAIQFIPQIVNQGAEVTVFQRTAPWVVPKPDRKYFSFEKFLFKYLPGLRLLHRFQIYIWNEIRMIAFQKNNHANKIVKWMSLSHMKKFVKDPELRKILTPDYPAGCKRILLSNDYYEALAKPNTKVLSESIKEATPEGIVTKDGLQKFDAIVFGTGFKATEFLSPMKVKGTKNQDLNEVWKNGAEAYLGVTVAGFPNFYILYGPNTNLAHNSIVYMIESQVRYLISALSEMNKKGIQALIPKTRSMQNYNTSLNKKFDKFVWDTGCTNWYINASGKNTNNWPGHTYEYSYKTRKIDLSEYEILSA, from the coding sequence ATGCAGTCACAAAACAAAAAAGAAAAATCGATCTCTATCGCGATTGTAGGTACAGGTTTCGGCGGTTTATGTGCTGCAATACAACTTAAGAAGAATGGATTCCATAATTTCGTAATTTACGAAAAATCAAATTCGGTAGGAGGAACTTGGAGAGAAAATACTTATCCAGGAGCTGCATGCGATGTTCCTTCTCATCTTTATTCTTTTTCTTTTGAACCAAATTCAAACTGGCCTAGAAAATATTCTGCTCAGCCTGAGATCCTTTCCTATCTAAAACATTGTGCAGAAAAATACGGAATACTTTCTCATATTCGTTTCGGTATCGAGATCAAATCTGCTGATTGGGATGATTCTTCCAGAATTTGGAAGATCAAAACTTCTGAGAACGAAACCTTAGAGCATAATGTTTTTATTTCTGCTGTGGGACAATTAAATCGCCCTGCTCTACCTTCTATCAAAGGTTTAGAGAGTTTTAAAGGCAGAATATTTCATTCCGCAAATTGGGATCCTGCTTATAATTTTTCAGGAAAGAAGGTAGCAGCCATTGGAACTGGTGCGAGTGCAATTCAGTTCATTCCACAAATCGTAAACCAAGGAGCTGAGGTAACTGTTTTTCAAAGAACCGCACCTTGGGTAGTTCCAAAACCTGATCGTAAATATTTTAGTTTCGAAAAGTTTTTATTCAAATATCTTCCTGGGCTTAGGCTATTGCATAGATTCCAAATCTATATCTGGAACGAAATTCGAATGATCGCATTCCAAAAGAATAATCATGCAAATAAGATCGTAAAATGGATGAGTCTTTCTCATATGAAAAAATTCGTAAAAGATCCAGAATTACGCAAAATCCTAACTCCTGATTATCCTGCCGGATGTAAACGTATCCTTCTTTCCAATGATTATTATGAAGCATTAGCAAAACCGAATACAAAAGTTCTTTCTGAATCCATCAAAGAAGCAACACCAGAAGGGATCGTAACTAAAGATGGTCTCCAAAAATTCGATGCGATTGTTTTTGGAACTGGATTTAAGGCCACTGAATTCCTTTCTCCCATGAAAGTAAAAGGAACTAAAAACCAAGATTTGAATGAAGTTTGGAAAAATGGAGCAGAGGCTTATCTAGGAGTAACTGTTGCAGGCTTCCCGAATTTTTATATTCTATACGGACCGAATACAAATCTAGCTCATAATTCTATTGTGTATATGATAGAATCCCAGGTACGTTATCTTATTTCTGCATTAAGTGAAATGAATAAAAAAGGGATCCAAGCATTGATCCCTAAAACTCGAAGTATGCAAAACTACAATACATCTTTAAATAAAAAATTTGATAAATTCGTTTGGGACACTGGATGTACGAACTGGTATATCAATGCTTCTGGTAAGAATACAAACAATTGGCCTGGTCATACTTACGAATATTCTTATAAAACTAGAAAGATTGATCTATCCGAATATGAAATTCTATCTGCTTAA
- a CDS encoding tetraspanin family protein, whose product MTIDLEILICSFFIFLSTNLFWLGSTTGTNLEKKNAAAYFSIFTLLVSSLLFSFSAIVGQNGFSVVSSYPILYFFPGLILLILIPFGWFVVIVWFFGFLKKKRIFLFLFYILSFCQLVAVSILLVYNPGRTWNISLFEYWKFVPLSFKSAYLIYIFVCISLSLLCLFLFKISDNSLSELGRQKAVPFLKGIGFSLFGVVLLVSVLFVGDEFGIIENPILKAEKEPKYFYGFVLCIQLLICVSILILGWALTSYEILTGRILPKISLKQEWKNSIYIALVLSCLYFVFAKLGYPRAEIPIIFSYSFFLSRFFTIRKNKEVSSNQNKVLKKILSSGSIKLSFGYLCKDVLETTKAALIFQGKIPYISDTNIYYPENTAPETFDFSKIALNPENPNIQYLDKDQFSGFVIRVKIESVLSEDAYLILGQKENGGLFAEEEIEIAQVTGTWLVHSLFLEETGNILEELQRKKIQEQRLSDQKTRQILHDEILPEIHSLILDISNEKSGSLNSKYANSLTELHKRISSLLREMSDTGLEISRLGLIPMLQKLKNSEAKDSNLIWEIDPNMNSQIDNYPPEVQEVLYYAFRESLRNAVKYSGELRSGIYIHIQYENGIFIQIKNEIGKDLISVRSSGQGLKIHSALLKIFQGSLTLEFPSSKEAMIHIFLPSPKI is encoded by the coding sequence GTATCTTCCCTATTATTTTCTTTTTCGGCTATCGTAGGCCAAAATGGGTTTTCAGTAGTATCTTCTTATCCAATCTTATATTTTTTTCCGGGATTGATCTTATTAATACTCATCCCATTCGGATGGTTTGTTGTTATAGTTTGGTTTTTTGGATTTCTAAAAAAGAAAAGGATCTTTCTCTTCTTATTCTATATCTTATCTTTTTGCCAATTAGTCGCGGTCTCCATTCTGCTTGTCTATAATCCAGGAAGAACTTGGAATATCAGCTTATTTGAATATTGGAAATTTGTTCCTTTATCATTTAAATCCGCTTACTTGATCTATATTTTCGTCTGTATATCTCTCTCCTTACTTTGTTTATTCTTATTTAAAATTTCCGATAATAGTCTTTCAGAATTAGGAAGACAAAAGGCAGTTCCATTTTTAAAAGGAATCGGATTTTCTTTATTTGGTGTAGTGTTATTAGTTTCTGTTCTATTCGTAGGGGATGAATTCGGAATTATAGAAAATCCAATCTTAAAAGCAGAAAAAGAACCCAAATACTTTTATGGATTCGTACTTTGTATCCAATTATTAATTTGTGTCTCTATTTTGATTTTAGGCTGGGCATTAACTTCTTACGAAATACTTACGGGTAGAATTTTACCCAAGATCAGTTTAAAACAAGAATGGAAAAATTCAATTTATATCGCTTTAGTACTTTCTTGCTTATACTTTGTTTTTGCAAAATTAGGTTATCCTAGAGCAGAAATACCTATCATATTCTCCTATTCTTTCTTTCTTTCTCGATTTTTCACGATCCGAAAAAACAAAGAAGTCAGCTCCAACCAAAACAAAGTATTAAAAAAGATCTTATCTTCAGGTTCAATCAAACTTTCTTTTGGATATTTATGCAAAGATGTATTAGAAACAACGAAAGCTGCTTTGATTTTCCAAGGAAAAATCCCATATATATCAGATACAAATATCTATTATCCGGAAAATACTGCGCCGGAAACATTTGATTTTTCTAAAATAGCCCTAAATCCAGAAAACCCAAATATCCAATATCTAGACAAAGATCAATTCTCTGGATTTGTGATCCGAGTGAAAATAGAGAGTGTTCTTTCCGAGGATGCTTACTTAATCTTGGGCCAAAAAGAAAACGGAGGATTATTCGCAGAAGAAGAAATTGAAATCGCACAGGTCACGGGCACCTGGCTCGTGCATTCTTTATTTTTAGAAGAAACTGGAAATATCTTAGAAGAATTACAAAGAAAGAAAATCCAAGAACAAAGGCTTTCAGATCAAAAAACCAGACAAATTCTGCATGATGAAATACTTCCAGAAATCCATTCTCTTATTTTAGACATCTCTAATGAAAAATCAGGGAGTCTTAACTCTAAATATGCAAATTCCCTTACTGAACTTCATAAAAGAATTTCTTCTCTATTAAGAGAAATGTCGGATACTGGTTTGGAAATTTCCAGGCTGGGTCTAATTCCAATGTTACAAAAACTAAAAAATTCTGAAGCAAAAGATTCTAATCTAATTTGGGAAATAGATCCAAATATGAATTCTCAAATAGACAACTATCCTCCAGAAGTTCAGGAAGTTTTGTATTATGCATTCAGAGAATCCTTACGTAACGCAGTAAAATATTCCGGAGAGTTAAGATCAGGCATATACATTCATATTCAATATGAAAACGGCATATTCATTCAGATCAAAAACGAAATAGGGAAGGATCTTATATCCGTACGTTCATCCGGCCAAGGGTTGAAAATACATAGCGCTTTATTGAAAATTTTTCAAGGTTCCTTAACTTTAGAATTTCCTAGTTCTAAAGAAGCGATGATCCACATTTTCCTACCTTCTCCCAAAATATAA